The Blattabacterium cuenoti genome includes a region encoding these proteins:
- a CDS encoding bifunctional 3-deoxy-7-phosphoheptulonate synthase/chorismate mutase type II, translating into MEKLNNSIDRSWIDKWDQPFIISGPCSAESEKQILETANRLNSSSVQVFRAGIWKPRTKPNNFEGVGKKGLEWLHKVKKNTGLMVATEIANAEHVRLAISFGIDVLWIGARSTASPFTIQEIADALEGENNKIVLVKNPIHPDIELWIGALERLLGKGIQKLGVIHRGFYTYKNSKYRNQPNWNLLLNFRSLLPRIPIICDPSHICGNKEGIFDIAKAAYHFQYEGLMIESHCDPSHALSDAQQQITPENLLKMLKKLTSIEKFDQKSKRYLDSFRILIDELDENIITLLAERMNISKKLGSLKKSSDIAVIQPSRWEKIMKKSLFFGKSLGLTEEFLEGIFELLHQESIKIQNQIR; encoded by the coding sequence ATGGAAAAATTGAATAATAGTATAGATAGATCTTGGATTGATAAGTGGGATCAACCTTTTATTATATCTGGTCCTTGTAGTGCAGAAAGTGAGAAACAAATATTAGAAACAGCAAATAGATTGAATTCTTCTAGTGTTCAAGTATTTAGAGCTGGTATTTGGAAACCTAGAACAAAACCCAATAATTTTGAGGGAGTTGGAAAAAAAGGACTTGAATGGCTTCATAAGGTTAAAAAAAATACGGGATTAATGGTAGCTACAGAAATAGCGAATGCAGAACATGTGAGATTGGCCATTTCTTTTGGAATAGATGTTCTTTGGATAGGAGCTAGAAGCACGGCTAGTCCTTTTACGATTCAAGAAATAGCGGATGCTCTGGAAGGAGAAAATAATAAAATTGTTTTAGTCAAAAACCCTATTCATCCTGATATAGAATTATGGATAGGAGCTTTAGAACGTTTGTTGGGGAAAGGGATTCAAAAATTAGGAGTCATACATCGTGGTTTTTATACCTACAAGAATTCAAAATATCGGAACCAGCCGAATTGGAATCTTTTATTAAATTTTAGAAGCCTTCTTCCTAGAATACCGATTATATGTGATCCATCACATATTTGTGGAAATAAAGAAGGGATTTTTGATATAGCAAAAGCTGCTTATCATTTTCAATATGAAGGATTAATGATAGAAAGTCATTGTGATCCATCTCATGCTTTGAGCGATGCTCAACAACAAATCACACCAGAAAATCTTTTGAAGATGTTAAAAAAATTAACATCTATCGAAAAATTTGATCAAAAAAGTAAAAGATATTTAGATTCTTTTAGGATTTTAATTGATGAATTGGATGAAAATATTATTACACTTTTAGCAGAAAGAATGAATATTTCAAAAAAATTAGGATCTTTGAAAAAATCTTCAGACATTGCTGTTATTCAACCTAGCAGATGGGAAAAAATTATGAAAAAATCTCTTTTTTTTGGGAAAAGTTTAGGTCTTACTGAAGAATTCCTTGAAGGAATTTTTGAACTTTTGCATCAAGAATCTATTAAAATTCAGAATCAAATCAGGTAA
- the metK gene encoding methionine adenosyltransferase, producing MAYLFTSESVSEGHPDKISDQISDSILDHFLASDSDAKVAIETLVTTGQIILAGEVRSNTWVNVQKIARDILRKIGYTKNEYRFNADSCGVISSIQEQSLDLLEGIQRSKKEEQGSGDQCLVFGYAVKETENYMPMSLEISHLILRELSYIRNEGERMTYLRPDAKSQVTLEYSDTNVPVHIHAIIISTQHDEFDTKEKMHQRIVHDVKNILIPRVMNNKNAKKLFTDRTKYYINSTGKFVTGGPHGDTGLTGRKIIVDTYGGRGAHGGGAFSGKDPSKMDRSGAYAARHIAKNLVAAGISDELLIQISYAAGIAEPIGIFVNTYGKSKIDNENIASNINKIFDLRPYAIEKRLKLRQPMYEETSVYGHMGRTPKKVYKSFLDIEGYQKEQEVELFTWEKLDYLSVIKEIFNI from the coding sequence ATGGCTTATTTATTTACCAGTGAATCTGTTTCAGAAGGTCATCCTGATAAAATTTCAGATCAAATATCTGATTCTATATTAGATCATTTTTTAGCATCTGATTCAGATGCAAAAGTAGCTATAGAAACTTTGGTTACTACGGGACAAATTATATTAGCTGGAGAAGTCAGGTCTAATACCTGGGTAAATGTTCAAAAAATAGCTCGTGATATTCTTAGAAAGATAGGGTACACTAAAAATGAATATAGATTCAATGCAGATTCTTGTGGAGTTATTTCTTCGATTCAAGAACAATCTTTAGATTTGTTAGAGGGAATTCAACGATCAAAAAAAGAAGAACAAGGTTCTGGAGACCAATGCCTTGTTTTTGGTTATGCTGTAAAAGAAACGGAAAATTATATGCCTATGTCATTAGAAATTTCACATCTTATATTAAGAGAACTCTCTTATATTCGAAATGAAGGAGAAAGAATGACATATTTACGTCCAGATGCAAAATCTCAAGTTACTTTAGAATATTCTGATACAAATGTTCCGGTGCATATTCACGCTATTATCATATCAACTCAACATGATGAATTTGATACGAAAGAAAAAATGCATCAACGCATAGTTCATGATGTTAAAAATATTCTTATACCAAGAGTCATGAACAATAAAAATGCAAAAAAATTATTTACGGATAGAACAAAATATTACATAAATTCAACAGGTAAATTTGTCACTGGAGGACCTCATGGGGATACTGGTCTGACCGGAAGAAAGATTATAGTCGATACTTATGGAGGAAGAGGGGCTCATGGAGGAGGGGCTTTTTCTGGAAAAGATCCATCTAAAATGGACAGATCTGGAGCCTACGCTGCTAGACATATAGCTAAAAATTTAGTAGCAGCAGGAATTTCTGATGAGTTATTAATACAAATATCTTACGCGGCAGGTATTGCAGAACCCATAGGAATTTTTGTAAACACCTATGGTAAATCAAAAATAGATAATGAAAATATTGCATCTAATATAAATAAAATTTTTGATTTACGTCCTTATGCTATAGAAAAAAGATTAAAATTACGTCAACCAATGTATGAAGAAACTTCTGTATATGGACATATGGGAAGAACTCCAAAAAAAGTCTATAAGTCTTTCTTAGATATAGAAGGATATCAAAAAGAACAAGAAGTAGAACTTTTCACATGGGAAAAATTGGACTATTTATCCGTTATAAAGGAAATATTTAATATTTAA